GCCGGCCGGATCCTGATCGCCCGCCCCGCCCGGCAGCAGCGGGGTCACCCACCGCGGCCCGGCGCCCGGAAGCGCCGCCGATCCGAGCAAGCGCATGGCCGTCACATGGCTCGCGGCGACGTCAGGCGGGCGTTCAGCAGGGCATGCAGCGCGATTGCCGAGGGCTCGTCGAGGGCGAGCGTGACCGGAACCGCCACGGCAGCATCGGCAAGCGCCTTCAGGGCGCCGGACACCGGGGCGCCCAGCCGGACACGATCCTTTTCCGTGGTCACCGGGATCGCGCCGCTGCGCCGGAGGATCGCGAGGAGGCCGCGCGCATCGGCCTCGCTGAAGCGATGATGGTCCGGGAAGCCCCTCGCCTCCAGCACCTTCGCGCCGATGTCGCCCAGGGTGGCGAAGAATTTCTCCGGCCGGCCGATACCGGCAAAGGCGACGACCGGCCGAGCTGCAAGGGCGGTGGCCATCGCCGCATCCGGCCGGAGCACCCCGCGCAGCACCGTCAGACCGCGTGCACGCGCCATCGCCGCGACCTGTTCGCCCGGTTCGCCGGCACCGACGATGATCACCGCCTGCGCACGGGACAGCTGCGGGCCGAGCGGCAGCCGCAGCGGACCTGCCGGCAGGCACCAGCCGTTGCCGATCCCGTAGCCACCATCGATGACCAGCAGCGACAGATCCTTGGCGAGCCCCGGGTTCTGGAAACCGTCGTCCATGACGACGACATCGCCCAGCGTGGCCGCCAGACCGGCCCCGGCCGTCCGGTCGGGCGACACGACCACCGGCGCGTGCCGGGCGAGCAACAGCGGTTCGTCGCCGACCTCCGCGGCACCATGGACGGCGGCATCCACGACTGTCGGCTGCGCGACATTGGCGCCATATCCCCGGCTGAGGAACACCGGGCGTCGGCCGAGCGCCGCGAGCAGCCGGGCGATCAGGATCGCGGCCGGGGTCTTGCCCGACCCGCCGACCGTCGGATTTCCGACGCAGACGACCGGGACCGGCGCTCGTGCGGTCGGCGGACGGGCGAACCGACGGCCGGCGATCGCCGCATAGGGCAGCGACAGCGGCCACAGACAGGCGGCGCGCCAGTCCGGCCGCGGGCCGCTCCAGAAGCGGGGCGCCCGCACTGCGCTACTCCCGCGCCATGGCGAGGAGCAGCGGGTCGAGAGCCGTGACCACGCGGTCGAGGGCACCGGCGAAGGCGGCGACGGCGCGGCGCGCCGCATCGGCCCGCAGCGCCGCCGAGGCCGGTGTCTCGATGAGCCGTTGCACCTTGCTGGCCAGGTCGATCGCGCTGGTAACGAGCTCGGCGCCGCCGGCAGCCTGAAGTGCCGCATAGACCTCGGCAAAATTGCCGATATGCGGCCCATGCAGGATGGCGGTGGACAGCTTGGCAGGCTCGATCGGGTTCTGCCCGCCGTGGCGGACCAGCGAGCCGCCCATGAATGCGACCGGCGCGAGCGCATAGACGAGACCGAGTTCGCCGATGGTGTCGACGACATAGACGTCGATTTCCGGCCCCGGCAGTGCCCCCGACGACCGCAGCATGGCCGACAGGCCACGCGCAGCGGCAGCAGCGACGATGTCGGAGCCGCGTTCGGGGTGGCGGGGCGCGACGATTGCCAGCATGCCCGGGTGCCGCTCGCGCAGCAGCCGCTCGGCATCGAGCACCGCCTCATCCTCGCCGGGGTGGATGCTGGCCACCGCCCAGCGCGGACGGTCGCGCAGGACTGCCCTCAGTCGGCCGAGCTCCACCGCCGAGGCGCGTGGCGGCGGCACGTCGTACTTGAGGTTGCCCGTCCAGCAGACCGGCCCGGCGCCGAGCTCGACCAGGCGCCCGGCGTCGAGCTCTGATTGGGCCAGGCACAAGTCGAAGCGCCCGAGCAGCGTCCGGGCCATGCCCGGCGCCCGCCCCTGCCAGCGCCGGAACGAGCGGTCGGACATCCGCGCGTTGACCAGGGCCAGGGAAGCTCCGAAAGCCCCGGTCTCAAGGATCATGTTGGGCCAGAGCTCGGATTCGACGAACACCGCCAGCCCAGGCCGCCAATGATCCAGAAAGCGTCGGACGAAGCGACGGGCATCGAGCGGCGCGTACTGATGCACGGCATGGTCGCCGAGCCGGGCTGCAGCGAGGCGGGCGGAGGTCACCGTCCCCGTCGTCAGCACCACCGACACGGCGTGACGGGCGATGATGGCGTCGATCAGCGGCAGCACGGAGACGGTCTCGCCGACGCTCGCCGCATGTACCCAGACGAGCGGTCCGGGCGGACGATCGACGGTCGCGATGCCGTAGCGTTCGCTGCGCCGTCGCGGATCTTCCTTGCCGCGCCGGGTCCGCCAACCGAGAATCGGACCGGCCAGCGGATCGGCGAGGGCGGTCGCCGCGCGATAGACGATCAGCAGGGGCGAGCGGCCGGTTTCAACGGGCGGGGCCATCGACGATCTCGTAGGCACGGGCCGTGCAGGCCTCGAGGGCCTGCTCGACGGCCAGCCGGGCCGCTTCGAGCCCGTCGCGGTCGGCATCGGCGGCCACGAAGATGGGATCTCCGGCGACGGCGGCTCCGGGGCCGAACGGCAGATTGACCGCCGCCCTGTCCCAGCTGCGCATAACCTTGCGATAGCGGGTGGCGATGGCGACCGGGACGATCGGCCGTCCCGATTGCTGGGCCAGCTTGACGACACCGAGCCCGCAGCGGCGCGAGATCTTCGGCACGTCGGCGGTCAGCGCCACGTTGATGCCCTGCTCGAGCGACTGCAGCATGGCGCGGAAGGCGGTTGCGCCACCCTTGACGTGGAACTTGCCCTTGGTGTCGCCGGAGCCGCGGATTGTGCCGATGCCAAGACGCTCGGCCGCCTGGGCATTGATCTCTCCATCGCGGTGACGCGAGATCAGCACCCTGGCGCGATGGTACGGCCGCTTGATGAACGGCGTCAGGAAATGCTGTCCATGCCAGAATGCCAGGATCACCGGCTGTTCGCGATCGATCCGCTCGTAGATGTCGGGCGGTTCGATGGTGAATCGGCTGGTCCGGTAGACCAGCTTCAGATAGGCGGCGATCAGCACACCCGCCGCAACCTGGACCGACCGGGCGGACGTGATCCGCTTCAGCATCGCTCCGCGCCGGACTCAGGCACTGGCCGCGCCCGCGCGGCGAGGCTTGCCGTGCTTCGGCGTGTCGTCGTTGCTGCCGAACTGGGTGCGATGCAGGCGCGCATAGGCGCCGCCGAGGGCGACCAGCTCGTCGTGGCTGCCGCTCTCGATGACCCGGCCGGCCTCCATGACGTGGATGACATCGGCCTTCTTCACAGTCGACAGCCGGTGCGCGATCATGATCACCGTGCGGCCCTTCAGAAGCTCGTCGAGCGCCTTCTGGATCTGCGCCTCGGCCTCGGAATCGAGCGAGCTGGTCGGCTCGTCGAGCAGCAGGATCGGGGCGTCGCGCAACATCGCGCGCGCGAAGGCGATGCGCTGGCGCTGGCCGCCGGACAACAGACCGCCCGCCTCGCCGACCGGCGTGTCGTACCCCTTGGGGAAGTTCATGATGAAGTCATGCGCATAGGCCGCCTTGGCGGCCGCGATCATCGCTTCTTCGCTCGCCCCCTCCGAGCCGTACATGATGTTGGCGCGGATCGTGTCATCGAACAGCACCGGCTCCTGGGTGACGAGCGCGCTGGCAAGGCGCACGCTGGAGATGGTGGCGTCGGCGATCGGCTGGCCGTCGATCAGGATGCGGCCCGACTGCGGGTCGTAGAAGCGCAGCAGCAGGTTCAGAACCGTGCTCTTGCCCGCACCCGACGGCCCGACCAGCGCCACGCGCTGGCCCGGCCTGACCAGCAGGTCGAGCGCCCGCAGCACCGGCTCGCCGTCGCGGTAGGCGAACGACACCTGCTCGAAGCGAATCTCCCCGGAAGTAACCTTCAGCGGCAACGCCCCGGGCACCTCGCGGACGCGGCTGTCGAGATCGATGATTCCGAAGACGCGGTTGGCAGCGGCCACCCCCTCCTGAAGCATCGTCTGCAGCGCGGCGACCGCCTTCATCGGCTGGTACATCAGCATCGCGGCGGTGACGAAACCCATGAAGTGGCCGGCGGTCAGCGCGCCGTGAATGCCCTGATAGCCGCCATAGAATATGGCGAGCGCAAAGCCGACGCCAGTCAGCGCCTCGACGATCGGTCCGGACGAGGCCTTGGTGCGCACCGAGCGCATGATGAACTCGAGCGTGCGGTCGATGATCCGGCGCGCCCGCTCCGTCTCGTGCTCCTCGCGGTCGTAGGCCTTGACGACGCGGATGCCGGTCAGCGTCTGCGAGACCAGGATGCCGAGATCGCCGGTCTCCTGGAAGGTCTTGGTGGCAGAGACATGCACCCGCCGACGCTGGCGGCCGAGCACGCGGATGGCGAAGGGAATGGTTATCATCGCCACGATCGAGAGGCGCCAGTCCATGTAGACCATCGCGCCGGTCAGCATGACCACCTTGAGGATGTTCTGGCCGAGCGCCACGATCGCGAGGCTTGCCGCCTCGCGGATCGCCAGCACGTCGTTCATGAAGCTCGAGACGAAACGGCCGGAATGGGTGCGCTGCAGCCAGCCGAGATCGGCCTGGGTCAGGCGCTCGAACATCTCGACACGCAGGTCGGCGACGATGCGGTTGCCGACATAAGCCTGACCGACGGTGGCGAAGTACTCCGAGCCGGCCTTCAATCCGACAAGGATGACGACGAGCAGCGGCAGGACGTACAGCATCCGCTCGTCCTTGCCGAGAAAGACGTCGTCGGCAGCCATCTGCATCAGGAACGGCAGCGAACCCGTCGTTGCCGCCGAGATGCCCATTGCCGCGAAGCAGCCGATCAGCAGCCGCTTGCGTGGCAGCAGGTGATCGCGCACCAGCCGCCGCACGACCTGCCAGGTCGACAGATTCGAGGCGTGCAGGCTGTCGTCGATCCGGTCGACCGCGCTGCTGTCGCTGAAGACGTTCGATACCACGCGTGTGTTCCTCGGAGCCTTGCCCGTCCTGCAGCTGCCGGTGGCGGCAACTGCGTTCTATAGCGTAACCGCCGCCCCGTCATCCGCGACGCTGCATCCGCGACGCTGCGGCTGCCCCCTGCGGCGACCTCGCACCCCGCCCCGCCTCAGCACATGGTTCCTGCGTCAGCTCCCCGAGGCTGCATCAGGGTCCAGCAGGCGATGCAAATGGACGATGAAATAGCGCATCTCGGCGTTGTCGACAGTCCGCTGCGCCGCCTCCTTCCAGGCATCGTAGGCCGTCCGGTAGTTCGGAAAGATGCCCACGATGTCGAGCTTGCCCAGATCCTTGAACTCGATATCGGATACATCCTTCAGCTCGCCGCCGAAGACCAGATGCAGAAGCTGTCTGGAGTTGGTGTCTTCGCTCATTGCGGTTTCCCCTGCAGACGGGCCGGCGACAGGCCGACCGCCGAAACGATGCTCGCATGCAGCGGCTCGCCGGCCGCCACCAGCGGCGGATGCCGCAGCGTCCCTGCGTTGAGCCGGACCGGCGCGCCGCTCGCGTCCGTGACGCGGCCGCCTGCCTCCTCGATCAGGACGAGGGCGGCCGCGATGTCCCAGTCGGCGCTGCCGGATGTCGCCAGGGCGCCGTCGACGGTCCCCGCGGCGACGTTGGCGAAGCGGTTGGCGAGCGACTTCATGAACACCTGCACCGGCGTGAAGCCGGGTGCCGACAGTCCCGTCTGACGCAGCGCCTTGCGGCTTGCGACAACCCGGGCGCGGGCCGCCTCGGCGGGATGGGAGACCGCCAGGGGAACGCCATTGCGGTAGGCCCCGCCGCCGGTGCGCGCGCTCCACAGTTCGTCGCGCACCGGGTTGTAGAGGACGCCGACGACTGCGGCCGGGCCTTCGGCGACGGCGATCGACACCACCCACTCGTCGCCGCGATCGATGAAGGCACGGGTGCCGTCGATCGGATCGACGATGAACCGCCGGCCCGGCCGCAGCCGCGATCCGTCATCGGGGTGTTCCTCCGAGAGCCAGCCATAGGCCGGCCGCGCCGCCATGAGCCGCTCGCGCAGGAACGCATCGACGGCGATATCGGCTTCGGTCACCGACGTGCTGTCCGGTTTGGTCCACTGACGCGGTGCGCCCCGGAAATGGGCGAGCGCCAGCGCGCCGGCCGCACGGGCCGCCTCGGTGAGGAGCTCGAGATCGTCGATATCCTGGGAGGCCAAGTGCATGTCCTTGCGGTGCGGCCTGCCGGCGGCCGGACCTTGGTCCGGAGGCCCGCCGGGGGTCCGGAGGCCCGCCGGGGGTCCGGAGAACTACCGGGCGTGTTTAGTGTCGCGCATGACGGCTATCAAGCGGCAGTCTCACGGTCACTGGGATTTAACTCAACCGTTTAAGCGGATTCGAAGATTTCCCTGCCATCCTGCGAACCCGAAGACGGGCACCAGACAAATCAACAGGGCCCGCAGGGAGAATTTCGATGAGGCGTCAAACCGCGGGCACCTGCGAGGTGCCCCGGGGGTCGGGCCGGTCCATCCGGCTCGATCCCTTCGCGCTGCCGGCACGGGTGACGTTCACCAGCGTCGCCCGCAACGGCTCCGCGGTGCATACGGTGGTGCTTGGTCGGGAGACCGTGATGATCCACCGTGTCGGCGAGGGGCGGATCCCGCTGACCATCAGCGTGCCGGTCTCTTCATACCGCGGAATCCTGCTCAGTACAGGGGACGACGGCGGGATGCCGTCGATCATGCTGAGGCTGTTGCACCGCAACAACGATCTGGTGGTGCCCCTGCGGGCCGGGGGCGACACGGACGATGCCGTCGTCGACTGGAGCGCATGGGGCCGGATGCTGCGACGCCCGCTGCTGTTCGAGGACGCCGATGGCTGCATCCGCGAACCCTACGAGCGCTTGGGCGGTGTCATCCTGCGACCGGTCAAGGCGCGGCGCGTCAACAAGTTCTTCGCCGAACGCCGACCGATGATGCTGTGCAGGCGGCAGGTCGGCGGCCGCCCCTCCGGGGTCATCCATCGCGAGGACGAGATCATCGCACGCGACGTTGCCGATTGAGGCCATCGCGCCGGCTTGGCCGCCGCAAACGCTGATGCCGTCGAAGGTCGCGCGGGGCGCATCGGTGCCCCGCGGAAACATCGCCGGGACGTCCCGGCTCCGGTAGGGACCGGTCATCCGGCAGCCCGGTCAGACGCGAGCCCGACGCTCAGGCCGGCCATGTGGACCAGCAGGCCGGCCCCGAGGAAGCGCTCCACGGCATCGTGCAGCGCCGGCATCACGACGATCGCGGCGCCGCGCGGTCCGCCCCGTCGGATCAGCCCCTCACGCTCGGCATCACGCAGCACCGACAGCACGTGACCGCGCGAGACGTGGAATCGCCTGGCCAGCTCGCTGATCGTCAGACGGATCGGAGCACCGCACGGACCCGCCGCCGTCTGTGCCTCGGCGGCGACCGAGATCAGGATGATGAGGCCGGCATCCCGTGCCGCGGCTGCGCGCAATTCCGGCGCATAGTCGATCATGCGCATGCCCTGCCAGTACATCGACGCCATGACACCGACCTGGGCCGCGACGAAAGCCGGATCGGCCAGGCGGTCGAGCGCGCGGCGCGCGCTCGGATCGAGCAGCGCGATGGCCTCGATGAAATGGCGCCAGCGATCGGCGTGCGTCGCGAGCAGTTTCTTGGTGGGGACGAGTCGGCGGACGCGCCGATCCCTGCCCGGCACGACGGAAAGAAAGCCGAACAGCCTGAGCGCGCCGAGCATCGCGGTGACGCGACCGGGGCTGCAGACGCCGGTCTCGACGCACACCTGCTTGAGCCGCGTCGCCGTCAATCCTCCCGTGTCCGCGCCGTTGTGGTGCAAATCGAGGATCAGCAGTCCGATCAGCGCCCGGCCACGGTCGTTGAGAATGCGGTTGAGGATCCGGTTGCCGCCGTAGTGCGCGGTCAGTCCGGCCATCAGCCGGGAACAGGCCTCGGCGAATCCCGCCACATGGCGCAGCGCTTCGATCTCGGCGATCGTCGGCGGCCGCACACTACCGACGCCGGCTGGACGACGGCCGACGAGATCAATCTTTGACATTGGCCGGAGCCGGCTCATCGCGCCAAAGTTCGTCCCGGCGGACGCCCAGCTTCCGGGCGGCCGCGGATCGATTCGAGGCACAGGAGATCCGATCCATGCCCAGGACAGTTGCCGCCACGCTGGTGCTCGCCGCCGCCACGCTCTCCAGCGCCGAAGCTGCCGTCGTCTACTGCACCGCGCCCGGCATCCCGGTCGGCTGCGTGGTCGCGCCGAACACCGTCGTCGTCGATCCGGTCGTCGTCAACCCGGGCGGGGTCGGCGGGCCGGCGTCGGGCGTGGGCGTCCTGCCGGGCGCGGGCGCGGGAGCGGCCGGCGTCGGGCTGACGCGCGGCGTCGGCGTCGGCGCGCCGGGTGCAGCGCCCGTCAATCTCGGCGGTCCCGTCAATCGCGCCGGACGACGTTGAACGCCGCGAGGGCGATCGGGCGGATTCTCGCGTCCTGCTGGTCATTGCCTCCCATCACACTCCAAACCGCGTCCAAAGCCAAGGAGGACTTGTACATGCTCCGCACCATGATTCTCGTTGCCGGCTGCCTTGCCGCCAGCGCCGCCGTCGCCGGCCAGCAGCAGGCCGACCAGTGCGCTGCCGGACTCAGCGGCGATTCGAAGACGATCTACGACGCTGTCGCACCGACCGCAGCCTCGGCGCCCGATCTGCGGGCCGCCATCACCGATGCCACCAAGTCTCTGGTGATGGCCGGCAAGGTCAGCCGCTCGTCGGCGAAGGGGGCGGCGGAAGCCGCCGGAGCCTGCCTGGCGCACCTGAAGTCCTGAACTGCGCCTCACGCGCACGTCCAATTCCGCCTTGCCGCCGCGTCCGCGCTTACGCCGGGCGCGGCGTTGCCTATACTCGCCCGGCGAGGCTCGCAGCAACCGGCGCGGCCGCGACCGTGGCGACGACAATGGAACCGATCCGAATCACCGCCTCGATCTCGATCGAGGAGAGCGAACTGGAGGAGCGCTTCGTCCAGGCGTCGGGTCCGGGCGGACAGAACGTCAACAAGGTCGCATCGGCCGTCCAACTTCGCTTCGACGTCGCGGGCTCCAGGTCGCTGCCCGAGGATGTGCGCACACGGCTGAAGTCGCTCGCCGGTCGCCGGCTGACGCGGGACGGCGTCCTCGTCATCGACGCCCGCCGCCACCGCACCCAGGAGCGCAACCGCCAGGACGCGCGACAGCGGCTCATCGCGCTGATCCGGCGCGCCGCCGAGCGCCCCGCTCCCCGCCGCCCGACCCGGCCCACGCTCGCCTCCAAGAAGCGCCGGCTCGAGGCGAAGAGCGCGCGCTCGGCGATCAAGAACCGGCGGGCAAGACCCGAAGTCGAGTAGGCGGTGAGACCGGAGAACGGCTTGATCGGCGAAACCAGCGGTAATAGTTCTCTGCTGGCGCCCGGCGCCGCGGCGAGAGCGCGTCGGGGAGCAGGAACGGGATCACGGTTCGCGTGGTTCTGGACGTGGTGGGGTATGCCGATGTCGCAAGGACATGTCGATCTGTTGGCTGCGCATCAGCCACGCTTGGAGCGCCTCAGTCGCCGGTCGTTCCTGGCCGGAGCCGCTGCCGCACTCTGCGCGCCGGGGCTCGCCGGTTGCGCGACCTCCGGTGGCATGACCCGTGCCGAGGCGGCGCTCGCCTACGGGCCGTTGCCCGACGAGCCGTTTCCCGTTCCGGCCGTCGATCTCGATCGGCTCGACCCGAAATTCTATCGCCGCAGGGTCAAGTTCGAGACCGATGCGGCACCCGGCACGATCGTCATCGACCCGGGCAACTACTACCTCTACTTCGTCGAGGAAGGCGGCTTCGCGACCCGCTATGGCGCAAATGTTCCTCGCCCCGAATTCCTGTGGCACGGAACCGCCTATGTCGGTCGCAAGGCGGAGTGGCCTGTCTGGACGCCGACCCGCGACCAGATCGGACGCGATCCCGAGCTCAAGAAGTATGCCGGCGGGATGCCGCCCGGCCTCGACAACCCGCTCGGTGCGCGCGTCCTCTACCTGTATCAGGACGGCAGGTACACGCTCTGCACGATCTACAGCACGATCTATCCGCATACGATCGGACAGGGCGTCTCCAGCGGTTGCGTCGGCCTCCTCACCCAAGACATGATACACCTCTACGCGCGCACGCCGGTCGACACCGAAGTCGTCATCCTGCCGGCATAGGACGGATCTGCTAGAACACCCGCAGCTAGAACACCCGCAGCGCCGCATCCGCGACCAGGCCGGCGAACACGATCCAGCCGTAGTCGCGGTTGGCGCGGAACAGCGTCAGACAGCGGGCCGGATCGTCGTAGCGGAAGGTCGCGACCTGCCAGGCGAGGTGGACGGCGCCGAGCGCGAGGCCGAGGAAGGCCGGCAAGCCGCCATCTGCCGCCGCGATGGCAAGGCCGAACAGGATCGTCGCCACCGCATAGAACAGCGCCAGCATCTCGCGCGTCCGCGATCCGAACAGCCGGGCTGTCGAGTGGACGCCGACGAGGACGTCATCCTCGATGTCCTGATGGGCGTAGATCGTGTCGTAGCCGATGGTCCAGGCGATGCCGCTGAGATAGAGCAACACCGGGGCGAGATCGAGCGAGCCGAAGGCCGCCGCCCAGCCCATGAAGGCGCCCCAGTTGAAGGCGAGGCCGAGCACGAGCTGCGGCCACCACGTCACCCGCTTCATCAGCGGATAGACGAGCACGATTGCCACCGAGCCGAAGCCGACGGCGACCGCAAACGCGTTGAATTGCAAGAGCACCAGCAGACCGATCAGGCAGAGCCCGGCCATGAACGCGGCGGCCTCACGGACGCCGACCTGACCAGAGGGGATCGGCCTGAGCCGCGTCCGCTCGACCCTGGCGTCGATGTCGCGGTCGACGATGTCGTTCCAGACGCAACCGGCGCCGCGCATGGCGACCGCTCCGATCAGGAACAGCAGGAGGTGCCAAGGGTTCGGCCATGGCAGGCCGCCGGCGATTGCCGCGAGCGCCGCCGACCACCAGCACGGCCACAGCAGCAGCCACCAGCCGATCGGCCGGTCGAGGCGGGCCATGCGCAGATAGGGCTTCGCCCAGACCGGCGCGATGCGCGCCACCCAATGGTCCCGCACGGCGTCGATGGTGGCGGTGGGATCGCTCATCCCGCCAATCCCCGACTGAGCATCATCGGGCGCGATGGACGCGCGACCGATCGCTGTCTTCCGTTGCCCCCTGCGGCGCGGTCGGCACCGTCCATCCCCTGCCAAGGCCGGGCGCGCATACCGTGCGCCGGGGTCGCCTCGGCCAGCGGGCCCAGAGCCCCCGACGCAACGCCGTGGCCCGCGAGCGGCTGACCGTTGGCGGGATCGTCGTCTGTCCTCGGCGTGATGTCTGGCTGCGCCATCGGTCCTGTTCGGGGCTTCAATCGGATCGCGGTGGACGGTAGACGAGGCCCCGGGAAAAATCGAGACCGGGCTGCACCGGCAGGAGCCGCCATGACCAAGCCGCCTCGCCTGTTCATCGACGCGCCGCTCGCCACCGAGGGCACGATCACGCTTGCGGCCGAGCAGGCGCATTACCTGACCAATGTCATGCGCCGGCAGGAGGGCGATCCGGTCATGCTGTTCAACGGTCGCGACGGCGAATGGCTCGGCACAATCCGGCGGCGTGGCCGCAAGGTGGTAGAGGTGGCGCTCGCGAGGCAGGAGCGTGACCAGGCCAGCCCACCCGACATCCATTACTGCTTTGCGCCGATCAAGCGCGCGAGACTCGACTTCATCGCCCAGAAGGCGACCGAGATGGGCGCGTCGCGACTGCAACCGGTGCTGACACGACATACCGTGGCCGAGCGGGTCAATGTCGAGCGGCTTACCGCCAATGCGATCGAGGCGGCGGAGCAATGCGGGGTCCTGTGGGTGCCCCAGGTGGCGGAACCGATCACCTTCGAGCGCTTCCTCGCGGATCGCGATCCGACCCGCGCGCTGGTCTTCTGCGACGAGGCGGCTGCGGTCGCCGATCCCATCGCCGCCCTGGCGCGGGTGCCGTTCGGGCCGCTTGCGGTGCTGATCGGCCCGGAAGGCGGCTTTGCGGACGAGGAGCGGACCGCGCTGCTGGCTGCGCCCAACGTCACGGCGATTTCGCTGGGGCCGAGGATCATGCGCGCCGACACCGCCGGCATCGCCGCGATGGCGCTGGTGCAGGCCGTGCTGGGCGATTGGCGCGGTCATCAAGGCCGCTGATGGTTCCGATCAGCATCCGATGATTGCTTGAACCGCTGCTCTATGTATGGTGCGCGACCTGCCACGGTTCCTCCGAGTACCCAATGGCCCGAGACCAGACCGACACGACGCCGCTCGAAACCCGCGACGAGCTGATCGACTACATCGCCGCCGGCGCCAAGCCGCGCTCCCGGTTCAGGATCGGGACGGAGCACGAGAAGTTCGGCTTCTACACCGCAGATTGCTCCCCGGTTCCCTATGGCGGCGACCGGGGCATCGAGAAGCTGCTTGAGAACATGCAGCTGCTGCTCGGCTGGGAGCCGGTGACGGATGGCGGCAGGATCATCGGCCTGCTCGATCCGACCAAGGGCGGCGCGATCTCGCTCGAGCCGGGCGGCCAGTTCGAGCTTTCGGGCGCTCCGCTGGAGACGATCCACCAGACCTGCCGTGAGGTGAATTCCCACCTCGCCCAGCTGCGCGAGGTGGCCGAGCCGCTCGGGATCGGCTTCCTCGGCCTCGGCTTCTCGCCGAAATGGACGCTCGCCGAGACGCCGCGCATGCCCAAGCAGCGTTACGACATCATGACCGCCTACATGCCGAAGGTCGGCAGCCTCGGCCTCGACATGATGTACCGAACCTGTACGGTGCAGGTGAATCTCGATTTCGAGTCCGAATCGGACATGGTCGAGAAGATGCGGATCGGGCTCGCGCTGCAGCCGATCGCCACCGCCCTGTTCGCCAATTCGCCCTTCACCGAGGGCAGGCCGAACGGCTTCCAGTCCTACCGCAGCGAGATCTGGCGGGATACCGATCCCGACCGTACCGGAATGCTGCCTTTCGTCTTCGACCAGGGGTTCGGTTACGAGGCCTATGTCGACTATGCGCTCGACGTGCCGATGTACTTCGTCAAGCGCGGCGACGTCTATCATGACGTGGCGGGGGCCTCGTTCCGCGACCTGATGGCGGGACGGCTGCCGCAGCTGCCCGGCGTGCGCGCCACGCGGTCGGACTGGGTGAATCACCTGACGACGATCTTTCCCGAGGTGCGGCTGAAGCGCTACATCGAGATGCGCGGTGCCGATGCCGGACCGTGGCGCAGCCTGTGCGCACTGCCGGCACTCTGGGTCGGGCTTCTCTACGACAGGACCGCCCAGGACGCGGCCTGGCAGCTGGTCCGGGACTGGACCGCCGAGGAGCGGCAGGCGCTGCGCGATCAGGTGCCGCGCACCGCGCTGAAGACGCGGTTCCGCAACCGCACCGTCCAGGACATCGCCCGCGAGGTCGTCGAGATCGCCTATCAGGGTCTCGTGCGTCGCGGCCGGGGACATGGCGGCGAGGCCAACGAGGCCCGCTTCATCGAGGACCTGCGCGAGATCGCCGAAACCGGCGTGACGCCGGCCGACCGGCTGCTCGCGGCCTATGCCGGACCCTGGCAGGGCGACATCGACCGCGTCTTCCGCGAGCACGCCTATTGACCGCCGCCAGCGACCGGCAGGCGCCAGCGCCGGACTTCGGCTGGACCGGGTTCACGCTCTACGCGCTGACCGTGTTCTCGTGGTCGACCAGCTGGTTCGCGATCAAGATGCAGATCGGGCCGGTA
The nucleotide sequence above comes from Tepidamorphus gemmatus. Encoded proteins:
- a CDS encoding lysophospholipid acyltransferase family protein, coding for MLKRITSARSVQVAAGVLIAAYLKLVYRTSRFTIEPPDIYERIDREQPVILAFWHGQHFLTPFIKRPYHRARVLISRHRDGEINAQAAERLGIGTIRGSGDTKGKFHVKGGATAFRAMLQSLEQGINVALTADVPKISRRCGLGVVKLAQQSGRPIVPVAIATRYRKVMRSWDRAAVNLPFGPGAAVAGDPIFVAADADRDGLEAARLAVEQALEACTARAYEIVDGPAR
- a CDS encoding 3'(2'),5'-bisphosphate nucleotidase CysQ, whose protein sequence is MASQDIDDLELLTEAARAAGALALAHFRGAPRQWTKPDSTSVTEADIAVDAFLRERLMAARPAYGWLSEEHPDDGSRLRPGRRFIVDPIDGTRAFIDRGDEWVVSIAVAEGPAAVVGVLYNPVRDELWSARTGGGAYRNGVPLAVSHPAEAARARVVASRKALRQTGLSAPGFTPVQVFMKSLANRFANVAAGTVDGALATSGSADWDIAAALVLIEEAGGRVTDASGAPVRLNAGTLRHPPLVAAGEPLHASIVSAVGLSPARLQGKPQ
- a CDS encoding DUF4170 domain-containing protein: MSEDTNSRQLLHLVFGGELKDVSDIEFKDLGKLDIVGIFPNYRTAYDAWKEAAQRTVDNAEMRYFIVHLHRLLDPDAASGS
- a CDS encoding ABC transporter ATP-binding protein encodes the protein MVSNVFSDSSAVDRIDDSLHASNLSTWQVVRRLVRDHLLPRKRLLIGCFAAMGISAATTGSLPFLMQMAADDVFLGKDERMLYVLPLLVVILVGLKAGSEYFATVGQAYVGNRIVADLRVEMFERLTQADLGWLQRTHSGRFVSSFMNDVLAIREAASLAIVALGQNILKVVMLTGAMVYMDWRLSIVAMITIPFAIRVLGRQRRRVHVSATKTFQETGDLGILVSQTLTGIRVVKAYDREEHETERARRIIDRTLEFIMRSVRTKASSGPIVEALTGVGFALAIFYGGYQGIHGALTAGHFMGFVTAAMLMYQPMKAVAALQTMLQEGVAAANRVFGIIDLDSRVREVPGALPLKVTSGEIRFEQVSFAYRDGEPVLRALDLLVRPGQRVALVGPSGAGKSTVLNLLLRFYDPQSGRILIDGQPIADATISSVRLASALVTQEPVLFDDTIRANIMYGSEGASEEAMIAAAKAAYAHDFIMNFPKGYDTPVGEAGGLLSGGQRQRIAFARAMLRDAPILLLDEPTSSLDSEAEAQIQKALDELLKGRTVIMIAHRLSTVKKADVIHVMEAGRVIESGSHDELVALGGAYARLHRTQFGSNDDTPKHGKPRRAGAASA
- the lpxK gene encoding tetraacyldisaccharide 4'-kinase, giving the protein MRAPRFWSGPRPDWRAACLWPLSLPYAAIAGRRFARPPTARAPVPVVCVGNPTVGGSGKTPAAILIARLLAALGRRPVFLSRGYGANVAQPTVVDAAVHGAAEVGDEPLLLARHAPVVVSPDRTAGAGLAATLGDVVVMDDGFQNPGLAKDLSLLVIDGGYGIGNGWCLPAGPLRLPLGPQLSRAQAVIIVGAGEPGEQVAAMARARGLTVLRGVLRPDAAMATALAARPVVAFAGIGRPEKFFATLGDIGAKVLEARGFPDHHRFSEADARGLLAILRRSGAIPVTTEKDRVRLGAPVSGALKALADAAVAVPVTLALDEPSAIALHALLNARLTSPRAM
- a CDS encoding 3-deoxy-D-manno-octulosonic acid transferase, producing MAPPVETGRSPLLIVYRAATALADPLAGPILGWRTRRGKEDPRRRSERYGIATVDRPPGPLVWVHAASVGETVSVLPLIDAIIARHAVSVVLTTGTVTSARLAAARLGDHAVHQYAPLDARRFVRRFLDHWRPGLAVFVESELWPNMILETGAFGASLALVNARMSDRSFRRWQGRAPGMARTLLGRFDLCLAQSELDAGRLVELGAGPVCWTGNLKYDVPPPRASAVELGRLRAVLRDRPRWAVASIHPGEDEAVLDAERLLRERHPGMLAIVAPRHPERGSDIVAAAAARGLSAMLRSSGALPGPEIDVYVVDTIGELGLVYALAPVAFMGGSLVRHGGQNPIEPAKLSTAILHGPHIGNFAEVYAALQAAGGAELVTSAIDLASKVQRLIETPASAALRADAARRAVAAFAGALDRVVTALDPLLLAMARE